The following coding sequences lie in one Oncorhynchus masou masou isolate Uvic2021 chromosome 20, UVic_Omas_1.1, whole genome shotgun sequence genomic window:
- the LOC135506743 gene encoding transmembrane protein 134-like translates to MATQFSIDDAFVLEGEDEGVSDGEKEGWKGREKDREGGEMTFGTLSFAKPQTHPASAVVGSPDHSSSLKYQNLENEEVLGSNGNSSFNNLFKISDPATLSYCSSQWSFSTLSSVTQLSAQCCGWTSHPLVKKNRRVVLASFLLLVTGLALIFTGVVIQLNPDAGVSSAIFFVPGFLLFIPGVYHVIYISCAVRGRRGFKFFYLPYFEK, encoded by the exons ATGGCAACGCAGTTCAGTATCGATGACGCGTTTGTGCTGGAGGGAGAGGACGAAGGGGTGTCcgatggagagaaagaaggatGGAAGGgccgagagaaagacagagaggggggagagatgacgTTCGGTACCCTGTCCTTTGCCAAACCCCAGACTCACCCGGCCTCTGCTGTGGTTGGCTCTCCCGACCACAGCAGCAGTCTGAAGTACCAG AATCTGGAAAATGAAGAAGTCTTAGGCAGCAATGGCAATTCCTCTTTCAATAACTTATTCAAAATCAG TGATCCTGCTACTCTGTCTTACTGCAGCTCCCAGTGGTCGTTCAGCACCTTGAGTTCTGTCACCCAGCTCTCTGCACAGTGCTGCGG ATGGACGTCTCATCCTCTGGTGAAGAAGAACAGAAGAGTGGTCCTCGCTTCATTCCTTCTCCTCGTCACTGGACTCG CTCTCATTTTCACTGGTGTCGTAATACAATTGAATCCGGATGCAG GGGTCTCAAGTGCCATTTTCTTCGTCCCTGGATTTCTTCTTTTCATTCCTGGGG tGTACCATGTGATTTACATCAGCTGTGCGGTTCGGGGAAGAAGAGGCTTCAAGTTCTTCTACTTGCCCTATTTTGAAAAATGA
- the LOC135506742 gene encoding AH receptor-interacting protein-like, with protein sequence MEELATKLLAEGIQKKVISPGKGDLSTFPDGTKVIFHYRSSLCDGTVLDDSRTMGGRSKPMELILGKKFKLAVWERVIATMREGEVADFTCDVKHTALYPLVSQSLRNISAGKDPLEGQRHCCGIAQIHSHHSLGHCDLDKLQANPQPLVFTLELMEVLTPGSFRLDIWAMTDDEKLEVVPQIHVEGNALYKKGDVKEAAEKYHNAIACLKNLQMKERPGDEGWIKLDLMITPLMLNYCQCQLIQGQYYEVLDHCSSILSKYEDNVKAYFKRAKAHAAVWNETEARADFAKVVELDPSLGPSVAKELRAMEERIRSKEKEEKGRYKSLFSYDSNAPATATTG encoded by the exons ATGGAGGAACTGGCTACTAAGCTACTCGCAGAAGGCATTCAGAAGAAAGTGATCAGTCCTGGCAAAGGAGATCTGTCAACGTTTCCTGATGGGACCAAG GTGATATTTCACTACCGCTCCAGCTTGTGTGATGGCACAGTGTTGGATGACTCCAGGACCATGGGGGGCCGGAGCAAGCCCATGGAACTCATCTTGGGGAAAAAGTTCAAGCTGGCCGTGTGGGAGCGAGTCATTGCCAccatgagggagggagaggtggcagATTTCACATGTGACGTCAAG CACACAGCCCTATACCCACTGGTGTCCCAGTCCCTGAGGAACATCAGTGCAGGGAAGGACCCCCTGGAGGGCCAGAGACACTGCTGTGGCATTGCTCAGATCCACTCACACCACTCCCTGGGCCACTGTGACCTCGACAAGCTCCAGGCCAACCCTCAACCCCTGGTCTTCACCCTGGAGCTCATGGAG GTTTTGACGCCCGGCTCGTTCAGACTGGACATCTGGGCGATGACGGACGACGAGAAGCTGGAGGTGGTGCCTCAGATCCACGTGGAGGGTAACGCCCTGTACAAGAAGGGCGACGTAAAGGAGGCGGCTGAGAAGTACCACAACGCCATCGCCTGTCTGAAGAACCTGCAGATGAAG GAGCGTCCAGGCGATGAGGGGTGGATCAAGCTGGACCTCATGATCACGCCCCTGATGCTGAACTACTGCCAGTGTCAGCTGATCCAGGGTCAGTACTACGAGGTGCTGGATCACtgctcctccatcctctccaaaTACGAGG ACAACGTGAAGGCCTACTTCAAGCGGGCCAAGGCCCACGCGGCGGTGTGGAACGAGACAGAGGCGCGGGCTGACTTTGCCAAGGTGGTGGAACTGGACCCGTCGCTGGGGCCCTCGGTGGCTAAGGAGCTGAGGGCCATGGAGGAGAGGATCCGCTccaaggagaaggaggagaagggtcGCTACAAGAGTCTGTTCAGCTACGACAGCAACGCCCCGGCCACCGCTACCACG GGTTGA
- the LOC135506746 gene encoding cyclin-dependent kinase 2-associated protein 2-like isoform X2 yields MSYKPIAPAPSGSNHTPPGSSVPSPSLPSSSNFRPAFSDFGPPSMGFVQPVKVSQGSTYSELLSVIEEMSREIRPTYAGSKSAMERLKRGIIHARALVRECLAETERSART; encoded by the exons ATGAGCTACAAACCCATCGCCCCTGCCCCGTCCGGCTCCAACCACACCCCGCCAG GCTCCAGTGTGccttccccctcactcccctcctcctccaacttCAGACCGGCGTTCAGTGATTTCGGCCCGCCGTCGATGGGCTTTGTTCAG ccagTGAAAGTGTCTCAGGGCTCAACCTACAGCGAGCTGCTGTCAGTCATCGAGGAGATGAGTCGCGAGATCCGCCCCACCTACGCTGGGAGCAAGAGCGCCATGGAGAGGCTAAAGAGAG GTATCATTCACGCGAGGGCGCTGGTCAGGGAGTGTCTGGCAGAGACGGAGAGGAGCGCTCGCACATAA
- the LOC135506746 gene encoding cyclin-dependent kinase 2-associated protein 2-like isoform X1, translated as MERKFIRSQGPSPPVKLYQHRVDGTDGSGASSYGEVRSDITMSYKPIAPAPSGSNHTPPGSSVPSPSLPSSSNFRPAFSDFGPPSMGFVQPVKVSQGSTYSELLSVIEEMSREIRPTYAGSKSAMERLKRGIIHARALVRECLAETERSART; from the exons ATGGAACGCAAATTCATTCG CTCCCAGGGGCCCAGCCCACCAGTAAAGCTGTATCAGCACCGGGTCGACGGGACAGACGGAAGCGGCGCGTCGTCGTACGGGGAGGTCCGCAGTGACATCACGATGAGCTACAAACCCATCGCCCCTGCCCCGTCCGGCTCCAACCACACCCCGCCAG GCTCCAGTGTGccttccccctcactcccctcctcctccaacttCAGACCGGCGTTCAGTGATTTCGGCCCGCCGTCGATGGGCTTTGTTCAG ccagTGAAAGTGTCTCAGGGCTCAACCTACAGCGAGCTGCTGTCAGTCATCGAGGAGATGAGTCGCGAGATCCGCCCCACCTACGCTGGGAGCAAGAGCGCCATGGAGAGGCTAAAGAGAG GTATCATTCACGCGAGGGCGCTGGTCAGGGAGTGTCTGGCAGAGACGGAGAGGAGCGCTCGCACATAA